Proteins from a single region of Chryseobacterium sp. W4I1:
- a CDS encoding DUF4141 domain-containing protein — translation MVGFFATVTYTKAQFVVTDPANLASGILNSANEIVQTSSTVSNVVKNFNEVKKVYEQGKEYYDQLKAINNLVKDARKVQQTVLLVGDVSEMYVNNFGKMLNDPNFNAQELASIANGYSALLTESTELLKELKEIITSNGLSLNDKERMDVVDRVYKEVKEYHNLVRYYTNKNISVSYLRAKKQNNTQRVLNLYGTSNQKYW, via the coding sequence ATGGTAGGCTTCTTTGCTACCGTAACCTACACCAAAGCACAATTTGTAGTAACCGATCCTGCTAATCTGGCATCAGGTATTTTGAATTCAGCCAATGAGATTGTACAGACTTCATCAACAGTATCCAACGTTGTTAAGAACTTCAATGAAGTTAAGAAAGTGTATGAACAGGGTAAGGAATATTATGACCAGCTAAAAGCCATCAACAATCTGGTAAAAGATGCCAGAAAGGTTCAGCAGACCGTTCTTTTGGTAGGTGATGTTTCTGAGATGTATGTGAATAATTTCGGTAAAATGCTGAATGACCCCAACTTTAATGCTCAGGAATTAGCTTCTATTGCTAATGGTTATTCTGCGCTTCTTACGGAGAGCACGGAGCTGCTGAAAGAACTTAAGGAAATTATTACCTCCAACGGCCTATCCCTTAATGATAAGGAAAGAATGGATGTTGTTGATCGAGTTTACAAGGAGGTCAAGGAATATCATAATCTGGTAAGATACTATACCAACAAAAATATTTCGGTGAGCTATCTGAGAGCAAAAAAACAGAATAACACCCAGAGGGTGTTAAATCTCTACGGAACCTCCAATCAAAAATACTGGTAA
- the traK gene encoding conjugative transposon protein TraK — MEFKILRNIENSFKQIRLFTFVFAVLCFGVVGVVVFKSYQFAEQQRQKIYVLDNGKSLMVALSQDMSINRPVEAREHVRRFHELFFTIAPDKNAIESNVKRAFNLADQSAFNYYKDLQEKGYYNRIISGNIQQRIEVDSVVANFDSYPYGVKTYARQFIIRSSNLTIRNLITNCSLVNSVRSDSNPQGFTIEKFNVIENKDVETVER; from the coding sequence ATGGAATTTAAAATTTTAAGAAATATTGAGAACAGCTTTAAGCAGATTCGTTTGTTTACGTTTGTATTTGCGGTGTTGTGTTTTGGAGTGGTAGGTGTGGTCGTATTCAAATCTTACCAGTTTGCCGAGCAGCAGCGTCAGAAGATCTATGTGCTGGACAACGGCAAATCATTAATGGTGGCGCTATCTCAGGACATGTCGATCAACAGGCCTGTGGAAGCAAGAGAGCATGTGAGACGATTTCATGAATTGTTCTTCACCATAGCACCGGATAAGAATGCTATCGAGAGTAATGTGAAAAGAGCTTTCAATTTGGCTGACCAATCTGCATTCAACTACTACAAAGACCTTCAGGAGAAAGGATATTATAACAGGATTATTTCCGGTAATATCCAGCAAAGGATTGAGGTGGATAGCGTTGTTGCGAACTTCGACAGCTATCCTTATGGCGTAAAAACGTACGCCAGACAGTTCATCATTAGATCCAGTAATCTTACCATCAGAAATTTAATTACGAACTGCTCACTGGTTAATTCTGTAAGGTCTGACAGCAATCCCCAGGGGTTTACCATTGAGAAATTCAATGTGATTGAAAACAAAGATGTAGAAACTGTTGAACGCTAA
- the traM gene encoding conjugative transposon protein TraM, producing the protein MKDSENIKITENDLPQNSHEVGDFPKAQWERLKKPVIYFLMAVVCASCIYLIFKPKSNNAITEEAGFNAAIPQAKDGPLQSDKQKAYEQQLLEQKNEDKRNAITTLSDYWNDQNDLNPNSNPSVSTYNTGTLEQSDKNAVNSYRNAQQTLSSFYGKDDQEVNNLRKEISRLKNEAIQNNAVPERLGMNDQLELMEKSYQMAAKYLPTTPKQEESAPKEEEGKLTEKKFKLTPAKPAHSSIVFSLYRERSDSAFIASLNQNRFYDTQNDTKISDQSKNAIRGIVYETKAMVNESTLSIRLTEAMQLGHTEIPPGSLLIAAGKFQGGRLQLTISSIQYNGNIYPVEINVHDNDGQMGLYVPYSPEQNAVSDIVANMSQTSGTHIMMTQSAGQQIAADLSRGIVQGLSGYFQKRVRQLKVTVKSGHQVLLVPKNN; encoded by the coding sequence ATGAAAGATTCAGAGAACATTAAAATTACAGAAAATGATCTTCCACAAAATTCTCACGAAGTGGGTGATTTTCCGAAAGCTCAATGGGAGAGATTAAAGAAACCTGTCATTTACTTTTTGATGGCTGTCGTGTGTGCATCTTGCATTTACCTCATCTTTAAACCAAAGTCAAATAATGCCATCACTGAGGAGGCTGGTTTTAATGCAGCCATTCCTCAGGCAAAGGACGGACCGTTACAGTCTGATAAGCAAAAGGCGTATGAACAGCAGTTATTGGAGCAAAAGAATGAAGATAAAAGAAATGCGATCACCACCTTATCAGACTATTGGAATGACCAAAATGATTTAAATCCGAATAGTAATCCGTCCGTTTCAACGTATAATACGGGTACTCTTGAGCAATCGGATAAGAATGCTGTAAACAGCTACCGCAACGCCCAACAGACCTTGAGCTCATTCTATGGCAAGGATGATCAAGAAGTCAACAATCTGAGGAAGGAAATTTCAAGATTAAAGAATGAAGCGATTCAAAACAATGCTGTTCCTGAACGTCTTGGAATGAATGATCAGTTAGAACTTATGGAAAAATCATATCAGATGGCAGCCAAATATCTTCCAACAACCCCAAAACAAGAAGAATCAGCACCAAAAGAAGAGGAAGGAAAACTAACTGAAAAGAAGTTTAAGCTGACACCGGCAAAACCAGCACATTCCAGCATTGTCTTTTCATTATACAGAGAGCGGTCGGATAGTGCTTTTATAGCAAGCTTGAATCAAAATAGATTTTATGACACTCAAAATGATACAAAGATTTCAGATCAATCCAAAAATGCAATAAGAGGTATTGTTTATGAGACTAAGGCTATGGTCAATGAAAGTACATTATCCATAAGACTTACAGAAGCAATGCAGCTTGGGCACACTGAAATTCCTCCGGGAAGTTTGTTAATTGCTGCAGGTAAATTTCAGGGCGGAAGACTTCAGTTAACCATATCCTCCATTCAATATAACGGTAATATCTATCCTGTAGAAATCAATGTTCATGACAATGACGGTCAGATGGGGTTGTATGTTCCGTATTCACCGGAGCAGAATGCGGTCAGCGATATTGTAGCTAATATGAGTCAGACATCCGGTACCCATATTATGATGACCCAATCGGCAGGACAACAGATTGCTGCTGATTTGAGCAGGGGAATAGTACAAGGATTGTCGGGGTATTTTCAAAAAAGGGTCCGGCAGCTAAAAGTAACTGTAAAATCAGGTCATCAGGTTTTGCTGGTACCCAAAAATAATTAA
- the traN gene encoding conjugative transposon protein TraN — translation MNTQKSHYILIMLFLLFISRAFGQDSVMTYVSMEQAKLEPFRMQVTYSKTTHVIFPSSIRYVDLGSDLLVANKAEPIGNVLRVKSAVRDFEEETNFSVITEDGKFYSFDVLYSAYPEVLSYDLVKMQRSIEKEYSTDVLFEDLKGSSSSLTELIMENLYRKSKKSVKHIASKSFGIQFSVGALHVNDNKFYFTIQVDNRSNIAYDIEFINFKIVDKKNLKRTVIQDKLLEPIRVYSPVMTAKHNSKVTAVYLLQQFTLLKDQVLVIEVLERNGGRHQKVQLENTELINAKLINSLNFKIN, via the coding sequence ATGAATACACAAAAGAGCCATTATATTCTCATTATGCTATTTCTGCTGTTTATAAGCAGAGCATTTGGTCAGGATTCCGTGATGACCTATGTTTCAATGGAACAAGCCAAGCTGGAACCTTTCAGGATGCAGGTGACCTACAGTAAAACCACTCATGTGATTTTTCCTTCATCAATAAGATACGTCGATCTGGGAAGCGATCTTTTGGTTGCTAATAAAGCAGAGCCTATCGGAAATGTTCTCCGGGTTAAATCTGCTGTCAGAGATTTTGAAGAAGAGACCAATTTTTCGGTCATTACAGAAGATGGAAAGTTTTACAGCTTCGATGTCTTATACAGTGCATATCCTGAGGTCCTCAGTTACGATCTTGTAAAGATGCAGAGAAGCATTGAAAAGGAATATTCAACCGATGTACTTTTTGAAGATCTAAAGGGAAGCTCTTCATCTCTTACGGAATTGATTATGGAAAACCTGTATCGAAAAAGCAAAAAAAGCGTAAAGCATATCGCATCAAAAAGCTTTGGTATTCAGTTTTCTGTTGGTGCATTACACGTAAATGACAATAAATTCTACTTTACCATACAAGTTGATAACAGAAGTAATATAGCTTATGATATTGAATTCATCAATTTTAAAATTGTAGATAAGAAGAATTTAAAGAGAACTGTTATTCAGGATAAGTTGTTGGAACCAATCAGGGTTTATTCGCCGGTGATGACTGCAAAACATAATTCTAAAGTAACGGCTGTTTACTTACTGCAGCAATTTACCTTGTTAAAGGATCAGGTGTTAGTAATTGAAGTTCTGGAAAGAAATGGAGGGCGGCATCAAAAAGTTCAACTGGAGAATACAGAGCTGATCAATGCTAAACTGATCAATAGTTTAAATTTCAAAATCAACTAA